In the genome of Oryzias melastigma strain HK-1 linkage group LG19, ASM292280v2, whole genome shotgun sequence, the window CCGCCCACACCGGGCCCGTCTTCTGCTGTGATTGGCACCCCGATGACAGGTACTATAATAACACCTTAAAGTAAATTCAAAGTTTCGGATTGTCTTCTGGTGTTTGAAGTTCTCATGTTCTCTCAGAGGCTGGCTGGCGACAGGAGGCAGAGACAAGATGGTGAAGGTTTGGGACATGACCACCAACAGAGCTAAAGAGATCTACTGCGTCCAGACCATTGCGTCCGTGGCTCGAGTTAAATGGCGCCCCGAGAAGAGGTTTCACTTGGCCACCTGCTCCATGATGGTGGACCACAACATCTACGTGTGGGATATCCGCCGACCCTTCATCCCCTTCGCCACCTTCGAGGAGCACAAAGACGTGACCACTGGTATTGTGTGGCGCCACCAGCACGATCCGGATTTTCTGCTCTCCGGGTCCAAAGACAGTACGCTCTACCAGCACATGTTCAAAGACGCCACACGGCCCGTAGACAAGGCCAACCCCGAGGGTTTGTGCTTCGGACTTATGGGGGATTTAGCCTTTGCGGCCAAGGAGAGTCTGATAAACAGTGACACCAATAGGAAGCCCTACGCTGGCGGTGATCGCCGCAATCCCCTCTTCTTCTTCAAGAAGACCGACCCGACAGAACAGTTTGCTCACGTGTCCAGTGCGCTGACGATCTACGAAACGGACTTTGACAGTAACCACATGGACTGGTTTGTCAGTACGGCGCAGCGCTATCTTCTCAGCGGAAAGCCTTTTGCCGAGCTGTGTGATCACAACGCCAAAGTGGCCCGGGAGCTCAAGAGACCTCAAGTAAGATTTCCCAGCAGCCTTTGGTGCAGTTTACCCAGAGAAGCCAAGAATgtggttcacatactttctcttgcaaaggtttaaaaaagatGGCGTCCAAATCCCTTCATTACTCACTACTTAGTGCTCTAtctagtgcgtttgccattttgtcaTGTCTGAAACTGCAATTCCTAAATCCAACAACCCgctaattttccaaaaaagtttttcaaaaaaacaatttgctactatagaccacaatgcattgtgtttgaactgtttggcatttgaaaaaatacatttaaatttataaattatcTAAGATTTCATtattagaacacagtggaattataaatagtctttgtaaaatgttgtttttacttgacatttaaaaaattattaaaaagtagTGACTTTGTGTCTGAATTGCATTGAAATCCAGTGAACTGGATATTTAGTCTTTTAGGAGTTAGATTTAAATGTGATATCCTCTTAAGTTATAACAGATGTTCACTTGGATCTGGAAATGTCATTTGACTGTGAATCTCGTGCATGTTTGCTGTGATGATCCGGTTCTGTTCAGGTTTCTACGACGTGGACCATGCTGAGGATTATGTTCTCCGACCCAGCCAACCTTCCCGCAGCCGGCCTTAACCACAGCCTCAGTAAACTCGGCTCCTTACCTTTAATGAACAGGTTAAAGCACAACAAATCGATCCAGCAAATGATGTCTGCATTTCTGAGGCTAAAAGATGAATCCTGATTTTTAGTTTCAGTTTGAAGGATTCAGGCCTGGGCACAGAGAGCAGACTGGAGCGCAGTAAAGGAGACAACAGGCAGGATAACATCCACCTGGAGGCTGGGAACTCACACATCAGCAATAATAATGAAGGTGGGAGTGGCAGTTATTCGTGCAGAGGATCTGGATGTTGTTTTACTGATGTAAACTTTGATGCAACTGCAGAAAACGAGGAGACGGAGGGCAGTGACGGCCCTGCAGAGTGCATGTTTGGAGACGCAGAGTTAGACGATGACGATCTCTACTCAATGGACCATGAAAACCAAGCAGGTGAGTCGGTGAGAACTTCTCGTCTTtagaacaggggtccccaaactaaaTCCACCTCCACATCTGGCCCGGCCCCCCcacactcttttttttcttcttcttctcaatctgaccaatcaagACCCACATTGAACGTGACTCTTTATTctacccttctgcagtctgaactatgacgggaaaggatagactatttattggtttaatagtctaaatgagccaaaacagcgagcatgtagctatagtgattcacttttcttcatttctttatcattatttttcttctgtacattttttgaatgtccatagctcttcagctctttcagctattgaaatattcagctcttttaatGCTAGCATATTCGATtgttttggcagttactaaggatttctctgctattttggagtttagctaataatttagccacaggctaactgttttggctaatttagggtttttccagttgtttatgccagatgttttggctaattagacattttaccaatttttttggGATGGGGgtaaattggcatttagctaatatttcagctgcatgctagttgctttggctaattttgtttttctcaattttttagtctactttggagtttagctaatattttagccttatgctagctgttttggctaaattagacattttacaatttttttccccaatttggcatttaggtaatatttcaggtacatgctagctagtttggctaattttgtttttcttaattttttagtcaactttggagtttagctaatattttagccttatgctagctgttttggctaaatcagacattttacaatttttttccccaatttggcatttaggtaatatttcaggtacatgctagctagtttggctaattttgtttttcttaattttttagtcaactttggagtttagctaatattttagccttatgctagctgttttggctaaatcagacattttacaatttttttccccaatttggcatttaggtaatatttcaggtacatgctagctagtttggctaattttgtttttcttaattttttagtcaactttggagtttagctaatattttagccttatgctagctgttttggctaaatcagacattttacaatttttttccccaatttggcatttaggtaatatttcaggtacatgctagctagtttggctaattttgtttttcttaattttttagtcaactttggagtttagctaatattttagccttatgctagctgttttggctaaatcagacattttacaattttttttttttttttggtcaatttggcttttagctaatatttcacctacatgctagctgttttggctcattttgtttttctccatttttttaggctattttggagtttagcaaatatttcagccatgtcttagctgttttggctaatttatttttttttcagttttttaggctaaattggcattacgctaatattttagctagctatcagcttcagcgttttcagctatcagcgttaGCCATTTTAGCCATcaacttcatcgttttcagctatcagctttagccatttagctatcaacttcatcgttttcaactatcagctttagcatttttattaatcaatttcagcatcttgagCTGTtagcaccagcatcttcagctgttagcaccagcatcttccacattcagcttacatcattcacaccagcattattgctaaaaatcaaatttttcaaatattttagtattattttttttctaagaagattacagaaattaatcaAGTTTTGCTATGTGGGGCTTTCTGGAAAcccgtaaatgtttacatttaggctgtgattgttccactttttctgttagcctacaaaccaaccccagccccacatcagagaagaagaCAGTTATGTTgacctcacaagaaaaagtttggggacccctgcttcaGTAGAAGTACCACCAcgctcatttttatttgtccttAGAGGAGCAGGAGTACACGCTTCCACAGGAGGGCTTCCAGCTGCGGCACGAAATCGTGGACAACCCATCCGCCCCAGAGCACTTCCAGCAGGACAAGGCCGACTCGCCTCACGTCAGCGGCAACGAGGCCGAGGTCCCCTGCCTCACTCCCATAGAGTCTTTCTCGCTCATCTCCATTTCCCAGCCGCTGTTCACCCACCATCTTCCCGCTAGCTTCTTCTGCCCCATTGTGCGGGAAATGCTGAGCTACTACGCCGAGCAGGGTGACGTCCAGATGGCTGTGTCTGTGTTGATCGTCTTAGGAGAAAAGATCCGAAAGGAGATTGACGACCTTACTCAGGttagaaaataaatccaatgaaatttgttttaagacccactaagatcatcttttgatgtttttttttaataatttccagaggttttgatttttattttgagccAATCTCAAAagaacctgtgtcgttttcaatgattttgtttctgtagagcagcagtgGTTCCTTAGagattcacctttgagttgtgggcgggactataaGCCCACCCTCTCTTCCcttcacccatctgtttacatgctcttctgcatatttttccaacagcattttatcatctgctccagatttacaacgatttgaataaagaaatactcagaaatgcttaattttcttgatatatgtcctctatcatcagaaaaatgccaaaattagatgtttaaaaacaccaaaaatcatcggagtggatctttaatgttGTTGAAAATGcctcaaatatttatttgacatCAATCAGTTGAACTGTGACGTTTTTCATCCGTCCTTTCAGGAGCACTGGTACATGTCTTATATAGACATGCTGCAGCGGTTCGAGCTCTGGAACGTGTCCAACGAGGTCATCAAACTGAGCACGTGCAGCGCTATTACCTGCCTGAATCAGACGTCCACGACTCTCCACATCAACTGCAGCAACTGCAAGCGACCGATGAGCAGCAAAGGCTGGATGTGTGACAGGTCTGACCGTCTCGATTGACCCTTCTGAATTCATCCAGAAATGGTTAAACataacttaaagggtaaccaaacatgGAAGTTGtgggctgactccgcccacagctgaaatttgagaatccagtcagaggggtggggctggggaacaggaatgttatcattactggagcttcAGATCATGATGTGAGTTTGACTAATCaagaaattcaactgtaatacctcgtttcaacctatAGCTGGCAGCACACCGATgatttttaactgtattttgaagaattaaacacgtttattttaatttgtcaaaaaattggcaatgaccaacatacagaacttttaaagccccatttatagatgtcaacggccaaaaaaatgatttaaaaggattttttgaTTGAATTAGTTTTCTGTTAGAGATTTACTCCacaatttgtaataaaatttgagtttttttgaaaTATAGATATACAAATCAAAAAGACCAATCAGTCGTCAACATTCTGTAAACCTGAttttcaaaaaagtgttttatatatCCATATAAATATAGATGTAAACATAgttttcataaatatacaaatttattttctgcttGATCGGTTGGTCAgttttgctctatttttttggtattacgtttttaaaaattgttgacATGTTATAAATGATTCAAAAAAGCTtgaaattctacaaaaaaatgtaaaactgtaacAACCTTAGAAGTGCATTAAAAATTTTAgatgaaaatgttaagaaagCAAATAATAGAAAATCAAGCTCCAaatttactcaaaaataaaacataaaaatccaaGAAATTTGAATTATATGAAATCAGAAGTTAATTGATtaaattttgggggaaaaaaaggaccGGAAATATCTTctgttttatgtattattttgctgaaatgcagatttttttatttttataaatgaaatccTCATCAGCTGCTGATAAAGTTGGGTTTTTAGgaacagtttttcattttagtgcTGCAAACAAGAACATTCTTTTACTGTATACTAAAACTCTGTGACTGGAGCAGGCTCTCCTAAGTGGAATGTGACTGTCCTCCAGGTGCCATCAGTGTGCCAGCATCTGTGCGGTGTGCCACCATGTGGTGAAGGGCCTGTTCGTGTGGTGTCAGGGCTGCAGCCACGGCGGACATCTGGAGCACATTATGAACTGGCTGAAGAGCAGCGCTCACTGCCCTGCAGGCTGCGGCCACCTGTGCGAGTACACGTGACCCGAGCCACAGCTGGTTCCcagaggaagatgaggaagtCGTCCTCAATGCTGGCCTGGATCTCACTCCGTCAGGCGTCGCAGAGAAAGAAGACCGCGTCTCCTATCGACTTGGTCCTGGAGCGTTTTGATGAAGGTTTTTGAAGTAAAGTCAGACCAAGTTCATGTGTGCACTCCTGAACAGCTTTCCTACAGCAGATACAATCAGGGGAATTCATGTGAAAAGTCTCCCGATCGACCGGTGAGTTCATGTCGAAGTCATAAAAGCACCTGCAAGGCTTTGAAACTGTTCTGGAAATCTCAGAGTTCCACAAAACCAAATGTTCACTTATAGTAAGTGatgttaatgtttttacataacattttatttaaagtaatgtAGGTAATGGAGAATTTATTAGGCGTTTGAAGCAATACGCTgcagcacagctgatctttATGCATCAATGGGACAACTCTGACAGATCCTAAGAACCTATTAATTTGAAATAACAACCACAATTCACTGGTGTAAGGCCCAATCCCCAGCATGGCGACCTGCCAGAGTCTTAAGTCCAGCACTGACACACACTTAACACTCTTGTCCTTTATAGAAGTGCTTTTCTGGAAAGCAGCCAGCAGCAGGGCAGTCTTGGAAAAGATTTCAGCTCCAGTTTTGTTGGATTTCAAAACTCAAtacttaaattgtttttgaacttcaaaaaaacatctggatCTGAACAGAAAATGTTGTAAAGAAGTAAAATCCTATTAAACTGGCAGGAAATCCCACCTCTAGAGAcaatcttattttcttttaagatcACAAGTCATAAATAGAATCCAGCAGAAATTAAATGTTTGCActgaaactatatttttaaaactatcagGTGCGATCATCCCATTAAAGTCCCAGAATAAGATTAAGAATTATTAAATAATCCACCACAACGTTTAGCTGCTGATGATTAAACTTGAACTAGAAAATCccgtctgttttatttatcccatttgtgttttatttacttgaCCTATTATATAGTTTGAGATATTTTGTTGtatagtttaaaataaactggttCTGTTATCATTTAGTCAGATCGAACTGAAACCTCCTCTTTGCCACAGATCTGTTATTTAAAGTCTTCATAAAAGGGAAGTCGgcttataaaaagaaaaactgaaacatttctcattgattgtatttttaatgtgaattaaCACATGACTACATCACAGATAAATCATGTTGGATGTTTGAGGGAAAATCTAGAATGTTTTACAAGTTGATTTTCATTCAgcaggacatttttaaaaaaaatctaaagcacAAATGTGACATTTCATTGTAATATTCCTGAATGTATTTGCTTCTGAGCCacactttaaaaacaggaaaagaattGTCAAACTGCCACCCTCCGTCTCTGTGCTTTGTCTGCATTACAGTAGAATTCCAGCTTGCACAGGTGAGGTTCCCTTTCCGCTCTGCGTCTCCTGCGTTGCACTCATCTTCTCCTGGCGAGCTCCGGTCCAGGACCGAGCTGCACGTCTGCTGCAGCCGGACTGGCCTCCTCCCGTTCACTGAGATTTGTTCAGGGTGGTTGCATCACCCTCCGTCAAATATGGGCGTGGACCCTTCACAAAGAAgaacatttaaactttgaacTAAAGTGAAAGCCCACAGACCAATAAATAGTGATCTGTAGTCACCTGTAGGGCTCAAGGTCGCTCCCAGCTGTCTGACACTCTTTCCGGTGAACTCAGCCGCCTCAGACTCTGAAGTACAGTTTGCAGGTTTCCTTCTGTAAAAGCAGAATAAACACACATCCGTTTTGATTTCCAGCCCTAATAAAATTTTATAACCGTACAAATTAACACCTACATACCAAGTTCTTGTTCATAGGAGTCCAGCTTCTTCATCAGCTCTTGTATATTGGACCACTGTTGTTTATCCTCACCTAAAGCAAGACAAACtagaaaaagttgcattacctgcgatgtTTGTTCAAAGTAGctactgaaaatggtgacacagttgactttaattgctgcagggattttCCCAAAATGAtaaagctatttgtaaaatggTTACATTTCCTCAAAGACTAGGaaatttgttaaagaactatgaaagagcgctgaagttgacctacatttctggaaaatttgtagtaaaattgcttaaaactccctaatacatgccaatttaccaaaaaatatttagtgtgttgctaaaatagaagctaaactccaaaatagcccaaaaaaacctttgatgtcaaattggacagaaaaaaaaggctagcacattgctttaaaaatactagttagactccaaaatagcctaaacctCATCAGCAAAGTAGATTTGtcataaatgttagcattttgctaaaatagaagctaaactctaaattggcctatAAAAGCATGacaagataacaaattagccaaaaacgttagcatgttgctaaaatattagctaaactccaaattagaattaaaaccctcagtagatgccaaattagcaaaaaaaaaaaagaaaaagctagcacattgctttaaaaatactagttagactccaaagtagcctaaaactCATCAGCAAACTAGATTTGtcataaatgttagcattttgctaaaatagaagctaaactctaaattggcctatAAAAGAATTacaagataacaaattagccaaaaacgttagcatgttgctaaaatattagctaaactccaaattagaattaaaaccctcagtagatgccaaattagcaaaaaaaaaaaagaaaaagctagcacattgctttaaaaatactagttagactccaaagtagcctaaaactCATCAGCAAACTAGATTTGtcataaatgttagcattttgctaaaatagaagctaaactctaaattagttcataaaaacctcagtaaataacaaataagccaaaaacgttagcatgttgctaaaatattatctaaactccaaattagcattaaaaaccctcagatgccaaattagcaaaaaaaataaataaataaataaataaaaaagagctagcacattgctttaaaaatactaGGTagacaccaaaatagcctaaaattcatcagcaaactaaatttgtcatgaatgttagcctgttgctaaaatagaagctaaactttaaattagtcaataaaaacctcagtaaataacaaattagcaaaaaatgttagcatattgctaaatattaggaaaactctttgaaaatttctataaaagattaaaacatttaccatgaatgtatttaaaggcttgttgctaatctgtttaaaattttgaaatttgaagactccTTCTTTTCTTATGGGGCATATtgtgctcaatatttcaaaaactataaagtttatgaatataaaaaaaatacaagcactaatgttctgaatgagctgaatttTTAGAttactgaaaatgttgaaacgGTGATCTGAGTTTTAAACGTactgaaaaacatttggaaaggATTAGCAGAATCGCTGTAGTAtcaatgcttactaagcattgaCACAATCTCTTCAAGTGAGCGTTTAACATTCAAAACTGCCTTTAAGTTAAGAATTCACCTTCatctggatttttctttttcccatcACCTTCCAGACTTCTGTTCTCGAGGGTTGCTAGATGAGAGAACAGTTCAGTTCGACAGGCTCTCGCCTTCACCAGGGTTGCGTTTACATCCTGAGCCAACCGGTGGTTCTCCACCAACTCAGTGTGGACCCTCTTCCACGCCattttgtcctccatcaggCATCCCTCCATCACTGTTCGCAGCTCCTTCTCCTGAGACACCTGACTCTGCAGGCTCTCCACCTCCTCGCAGCGCTGCACAGGTGGAGAAAAGCTTTAGAAAGAACCCCAAccttacattttctttattgatgAATATTGACCTTATGCAGCTGAATGGCCATTTCTTGCATCTCCGCCTCAAGCTGGTCAGCATAAGCTTGTTCCAGGGCATCACTTGGAGGTCGGGCGTTGCTGTGCCACCGCGCAATGGCTGAAGTCATCTTACGTTTGGGTCCAAACAACCTGGAGAGCATGAACAGAGGAAGTACAGGATAGTAGGATAGAATGACTATAACAAACTCAGGTGTCTTACGTGATCCCTATTTCTTTAAGGTCGTTTTCCGTCAGGGTGAGAAATATCCGTAGGTCGATGTCCTGTTCTTCAAGCAGCGGGAGGTATTTCGAAAAGCCGATCTGCTCCAAGAAATCTGCAAGGTCCTACATGGTGGACAGAATGTATGTACATGTCCTTATAGACAGAAAAAGATAGAAGAGAAGAAGTTAAACGTACCTTTGGACCGTTGTAGGATGGAGGCGCGCATTTACAACAGTTGCCAGACCCGCTGGAGTGACCAGCATCCGCGTTTCCATGGCGACTCTTTCCTTTCGAGTGATGGCTCTTTGTAGCTCTGCGAGAGCTGCTCCTTTTGCACGGGTCTGAGTCCTGAAAACAGAACACGTGCAGTAACGACACGTAGAAGAGAAGTACAGAGTTCTCAAATGTTACCTCGTTACTCTCCACGGAGCCTTCACAGTTGATCACATGAGGCAGGCcttcactgctgctgctgctgctcctcatggTGGGCATGTCGTTCTCAAAGAACGGGCTGTCATCTGCACAGGTTACAtccaaatggtttaaaaaaaaaaaaaaaatgaaaccgtGCCGTTACTTCTGGTGTTTGGGTGTTTTACCTCTGCTGCTGTGGCTCTGGCCGTCCAGCTCATTGATCGGTGACGTCACATCGCGGTGGCAGATGCCTTCACTCCGCTCCGCAATGCCTGGAATCGTGTAgcctggagctgcagctgaaggcTCTGCGAAGAAGAGATGAACTAAAGCATAATGCCGATTTCTGATTTAAATATAAGTGGTGAGGCTTTCTGCACTGTTATCTTAGACTTTACCACCAAGCTTGCTTGTGCCTCCTACTCTAAACTTGGCGATGGCCTGAGGTCCATCGTGGATGCTGATGCCTTTAGCTCGACTGCGACTTGGTCGAATTCTCGGCGGACCGCCATCAGAGTCCTCCGAGGAGCTGAGGTCTTCAAGGTGTCCTGAGAAATTAATGCAAAAAGGCTAAATTTACATTCAAAACTTTGGGAATATAAATTAAAACGTTCTTCGATTACTACCTGGTCTCATTCTTGGCAAACGTGAGTCAATGAGACTGACGATCTTGGTATAACCATAAATGGCGGCGAGGGCACGGGCCGTCTCCCCCTTAGCATTTCGGTCATCAACTTTAACTTTCTGCAAATTTTAAGAGGTGTGGTTTATTCCACGATTTATGTGTggcacatatgtcaaagtcagttcagccctccagatcatgttattttattagtaataatgacctgatgttatcttgcacttatttcttacttgtataattttgacaaaatatatttttatggagagtaaaatattgaaagttatctaTGGTCCTGGAATAATTTTActccctgtttttattcatagttatgtaaaagagtttttaaagttttaaaaatgtagttttagagtgttcaataaatgtttaccctgttcGCCCCACgacttaaagtgtgttttggattttggcccctgtgtgattgacaCCCCTAATGTATTATAGTTGAAAGATAGAAGATAGAATAGAAGAATATGCCTCCAGTCATAAATATACTCACATAGTCCAGCAAGTAATGAACGATGATTTCATGCCCCGAAGCAGCAGCCTCCATCAGTGGAGTGAACCCGGATCCTGGCTCTCtgaaggaagaagaagaagcataaAAGGttatcttttaaactattttataagCGTTCTAAGTGGTTTTAACTATAAATATagtgttttagccaaaatttctGTAAAACGGCAGtcatttattagaaatttacctgTGAGCGGAGGGCAGCTTACAGCGCCTCACAACTCCAACATAACGTTATTGGTtcaacaaaaacggcgagcaatattggagcaaccttgccgtacagttttgagtcagatgccatctcaaatgaggaaaacaatggatctatttgcctcTAAGTGAGAGCTCGGgcttgtctgctcctgattcacaactattagaataaagaataattcagaaatgcaattttgagcagaactttctttatatttgtcctcaatCGTaaggaaaaatgacacaagaacaggttaaaacaccatttttatttgagtgggtcttaaataactttaaacatgTACAGATACCTACTTCACATTGGCATCGGCGTTGTTATCCAGCAAGAACTTGACCATCTGCTGATGACCTGTGCTCGTACAGTGAAACAGAGCCGTCCAACCTCGAGAGTCTTTCAGCTCCAGCTCAGCTCCATGCTTTTAGATTGATGGGACAGTCATTTAGGAATCTGTTCCATGTTtatatgaattattattatcattaaatgGGGATGTTCTACCTGAAGCAGAAAGTATGCAATGCTTTCATTCCCACAGCTGGCTGCCAGCATCAGAGAGGTCAGTCCTTTAGAGGTGGAGGCGTTCACGTTCACACCAGCCTCCAGCAGGAGATTCACTATGTTGTCATGACCGATGTAAGCGGCGTACATGAGCGGGGTCCATCCTCCGATGTTCTTCCCGTCCAGGTTCACCTCACGCCTTAAATAAAACAACGCGTGAACTGTTAGAAATACACGATCTCCGCCGTTCTGTGTTGATTTATCTGAGGAGGAGGCGTACGTTTGAATACATTCAGCCACCACCCGGTACTGGCCGATGGAGCAGGCGGTGTGAAGGTCCAGAGGAACGTTCAGCTCCTCCGCTTGCACCAGGGGGTCCCCCAGCCACAGGGAGAGGCTGGCCCCCAGCTGCTCCGACTCACTGGATTCATCACTTAACTCAGACATTTTCGTTCGAGcctaaaattaaacaaattaaatagatCACGTGGTATTTTTTGAAGAGTTATATTCCTCTCGAGAACAAACGTTCccaactttttccttttagctAAACTAGCGTGGCGAAAAAGCCGTTATTTCACCACAAAATTCCGCTATGACAACTTTAATGAAacgaaagaataaataaatgaaacaaggcgtaatattttcaacaaaacttACAGTCAGAAGCTGAATTGTTGCATCAGTAatcccaaactttttttgttttgtatgttACATTAAAATATGCTCGTGCTGAAACAAGCCCCGCCTTTTCCGGTTTGAAAGCGGGGAAACTTTCTGAGGGAA includes:
- the anks3 gene encoding ankyrin repeat and SAM domain-containing protein 3 isoform X2; this translates as MSELSDESSESEQLGASLSLWLGDPLVQAEELNVPLDLHTACSIGQYRVVAECIQTREVNLDGKNIGGWTPLMYAAYIGHDNIVNLLLEAGVNVNASTSKGLTSLMLAASCGNESIAYFLLQHGAELELKDSRGWTALFHCTSTGHQQMVKFLLDNNADANVKEPGSGFTPLMEAAASGHEIIVHYLLDYKVKVDDRNAKGETARALAAIYGYTKIVSLIDSRLPRMRPGHLEDLSSSEDSDGGPPRIRPSRSRAKGISIHDGPQAIAKFRVGGTSKLGEPSAAAPGYTIPGIAERSEGICHRDVTSPINELDGQSHSSRDDSPFFENDMPTMRSSSSSSEGLPHVINCEGSVESNEVTFENSVLLFYVSLLHVFCFQDSDPCKRSSSRRATKSHHSKGKSRHGNADAGHSSGSGNCCKCAPPSYNGPKDLADFLEQIGFSKYLPLLEEQDIDLRIFLTLTENDLKEIGITLFGPKRKMTSAIARWHSNARPPSDALEQAYADQLEAEMQEMAIQLHKRCEEVESLQSQVSQEKELRTVMEGCLMEDKMAWKRVHTELVENHRLAQDVNATLVKARACRTELFSHLATLENRSLEGDGKKKNPDEGEDKQQWSNIQELMKKLDSYEQELEGNLQTVLQSLRRLSSPERVSDSWERP
- the anks3 gene encoding ankyrin repeat and SAM domain-containing protein 3 isoform X3 translates to MSELSDESSESEQLGASLSLWLGDPLVQAEELNVPLDLHTACSIGQYRVVAECIQTREVNLDGKNIGGWTPLMYAAYIGHDNIVNLLLEAGVNVNASTSKGLTSLMLAASCGNESIAYFLLQHGAELELKDSRGWTALFHCTSTGHQQMVKFLLDNNADANVKEPGSGFTPLMEAAASGHEIIVHYLLDYKVKVDDRNAKGETARALAAIYGYTKIVSLIDSRLPRMRPGHLEDLSSSEDSDGGPPRIRPSRSRAKGISIHDGPQAIAKFRVGGTSKLGEPSAAAPGYTIPGIAERSEGICHRDVTSPINELDGQSHSSRDDSPFFENDMPTMRSSSSSSEGLPHVINCEGSVESNEDSDPCKRSSSRRATKSHHSKGKSRHGNADAGHSSGSGNCCKCAPPSYNGPKDLADFLEQIGFSKYLPLLEEQDIDLRIFLTLTENDLKEIGITLFGPKRKMTSAIARWHSNARPPSDALEQAYADQLEAEMQEMAIQLHKRCEEVESLQSQVSQEKELRTVMEGCLMEDKMAWKRVHTELVENHRLAQDVNATLVKARACRTELFSHLATLENRSLEGDGKKKNPDEVCLALGEDKQQWSNIQELMKKLDSYEQELEGNLQTVLQSLRRLSSPERVSDSWERP
- the anks3 gene encoding ankyrin repeat and SAM domain-containing protein 3 isoform X1; the encoded protein is MSELSDESSESEQLGASLSLWLGDPLVQAEELNVPLDLHTACSIGQYRVVAECIQTREVNLDGKNIGGWTPLMYAAYIGHDNIVNLLLEAGVNVNASTSKGLTSLMLAASCGNESIAYFLLQHGAELELKDSRGWTALFHCTSTGHQQMVKFLLDNNADANVKEPGSGFTPLMEAAASGHEIIVHYLLDYKVKVDDRNAKGETARALAAIYGYTKIVSLIDSRLPRMRPGHLEDLSSSEDSDGGPPRIRPSRSRAKGISIHDGPQAIAKFRVGGTSKLGEPSAAAPGYTIPGIAERSEGICHRDVTSPINELDGQSHSSRDDSPFFENDMPTMRSSSSSSEGLPHVINCEGSVESNEVTFENSVLLFYVSLLHVFCFQDSDPCKRSSSRRATKSHHSKGKSRHGNADAGHSSGSGNCCKCAPPSYNGPKDLADFLEQIGFSKYLPLLEEQDIDLRIFLTLTENDLKEIGITLFGPKRKMTSAIARWHSNARPPSDALEQAYADQLEAEMQEMAIQLHKRCEEVESLQSQVSQEKELRTVMEGCLMEDKMAWKRVHTELVENHRLAQDVNATLVKARACRTELFSHLATLENRSLEGDGKKKNPDEVCLALGEDKQQWSNIQELMKKLDSYEQELEGNLQTVLQSLRRLSSPERVSDSWERP